A region from the Nitrospirota bacterium genome encodes:
- a CDS encoding type II toxin-antitoxin system PemK/MazF family toxin, translating into MLKQRDIVLIPIPFTNLTSQKKRPAVIISSDKYNEANEDIVVVALTSNVEPRDFTVILTADDLEEGNLKVTSMIRADKIYALNKLIVLKTFGRVKHEIFAKVKESILKLIEQP; encoded by the coding sequence ATGCTTAAACAAAGGGATATAGTCCTTATCCCTATACCGTTTACAAATCTGACATCTCAGAAAAAACGACCTGCTGTTATAATCTCCTCAGATAAATACAATGAAGCTAACGAAGATATTGTAGTAGTTGCCCTTACTTCAAATGTTGAGCCTCGAGATTTTACCGTCATATTGACTGCAGATGATTTAGAGGAAGGCAACTTAAAGGTCACAAGCATGATAAGGGCTGACAAGATATATGCCCTGAATAAGTTAATAGTCCTGAAGACATTTGGTAGGGTAAAGCACGAAATTTTTGCAAAGGTTAAGGAATCCATCCTCAAGCTAATTGAACAGCCGTAA